From one Bradysia coprophila strain Holo2 unplaced genomic scaffold, BU_Bcop_v1 contig_248, whole genome shotgun sequence genomic stretch:
- the LOC119078317 gene encoding peptidyl-tRNA hydrolase 2, mitochondrial, whose protein sequence is MMKLIRNAFPGTMYLIVRTDLKMGKGKIASQCSHAAVLCKASGFQASQRRNGSLLKNWMLCGQPKIVLKVDNLEELEKLGKQAEELGIVAEVVRDAGRTQIPEATVTVLGLGPEGKELESLVKHLKLL, encoded by the exons ATGATGAAATTGATTCGAAACGCTTTTCCGGGCACAATGTATTTGATTGTCCGGACGGATTTAAAGATgggaaagggaaaaattgCTTCTCAATGTTCACATGCTGCCGTACTTTGTAAGGCCTCAG GCTTCCAGGCAAGTCAACGTCGAAATGGCAGTTTACTTAAAAATTGGATGCTGTGCGGACAACCGAAGATTGTATTAAAAGTTGATAATTTAGAGGAACtggaaaaattaggaaaacaaGCGGAAGAATTGGGCATAGTCGCTGAAGTCGTTAGAGATGCTGGTAGAACGCAA ATACCTGAAGCGACTGTTACAGTGTTAGGTTTAGGTCCGGAAGGCAAAGAACTTGAGTCACTTGTAAAACATCTGAAGCTACTGTAA